One window of bacterium genomic DNA carries:
- a CDS encoding ATP-binding protein gives MENRPLQPKNLEETGLTLRLLADLTLKVIYTSAITIGDELAASLKLPYPKVVEETLRFLKDEKLCEIKGGTTYFPFSWRYELTERGRAKAAEALIDNSYVGPAPVPLDAYSSLVKRDELRGTPVSKEALTAALSHLVLEPKIFDQLGPAVNSNKSIFLYGPPGNGKTCIAEAIANLFSSYTLVPYAITIDNQIIKLFDPGYHFEVKEDDSRRCDERWIMIKRPIVEVGGELTLEELDLIYEEKARFYEAPFQLKANGGMLLIDDFGRQRVAPRDLLNRWIVPLEKRFDYLTLHTGKKIEVPFSSFIVYATNLDPRDLVDEAFLRRISYKTEIKDPTEEEYREIFRRVCLAKGIEYTEETVDYLIERYYQAERRPFRACHPRDLANHIIDQAAYRGVKPKLDQDSLDYAAASYFVTM, from the coding sequence GTGGAAAACAGACCACTTCAACCTAAAAATCTGGAAGAGACTGGCCTTACTCTCCGTTTATTGGCTGATTTAACCCTGAAAGTAATATATACGAGCGCCATCACCATTGGGGATGAACTGGCCGCCAGCCTGAAACTGCCCTACCCGAAGGTAGTTGAAGAGACCCTCCGTTTTCTGAAGGATGAAAAATTATGCGAGATAAAGGGGGGGACCACTTATTTTCCTTTCTCCTGGCGTTATGAATTGACGGAAAGGGGTAGGGCCAAGGCAGCCGAGGCATTAATAGATAATAGTTATGTCGGTCCGGCTCCGGTACCCCTGGATGCTTATTCTTCTTTAGTTAAAAGAGACGAATTAAGGGGGACACCGGTTAGTAAAGAGGCGCTAACGGCCGCCCTTTCTCATTTGGTTCTTGAGCCTAAGATTTTTGACCAGTTGGGTCCAGCGGTCAATTCTAATAAATCCATCTTTCTCTATGGGCCACCAGGAAACGGGAAGACGTGTATTGCGGAGGCCATAGCTAACCTCTTTTCGAGTTATACCCTGGTCCCCTACGCCATTACCATTGACAATCAGATCATAAAACTCTTTGATCCGGGTTATCATTTTGAAGTAAAAGAGGATGATTCCAGGCGATGTGATGAACGCTGGATAATGATAAAACGTCCCATAGTGGAGGTGGGGGGAGAACTAACTTTAGAGGAGTTAGATCTGATCTATGAAGAGAAGGCCAGATTTTATGAGGCCCCCTTTCAACTTAAGGCCAATGGTGGGATGCTTCTGATTGATGATTTTGGCCGTCAAAGGGTGGCTCCCAGGGATTTGCTCAACCGATGGATCGTCCCCTTAGAGAAAAGGTTTGACTACCTCACCCTTCATACCGGCAAAAAGATTGAGGTTCCTTTCTCTTCTTTTATTGTTTATGCAACTAACCTTGATCCGAGGGATTTAGTAGATGAAGCCTTTCTTCGCCGGATTAGTTATAAAACTGAAATCAAAGATCCAACAGAGGAAGAATACCGGGAGATTTTTCGGCGGGTATGTCTGGCGAAGGGGATAGAATATACTGAGGAGACGGTTGACTATCTTATCGAAAGATATTATCAAGCGGAGAGAAGACCCTTTCGAGCCTGTCATCCTCGTGATTTAGCGAATCATATCATTGATCAGGCGGCTTACCGGGGAGTGAAACCTAAACTAGACCAGGATTCCCTTGATTACGCGGCGGCTTCTTATTTTGTCACTATGTAA